One genomic segment of Apostichopus japonicus isolate 1M-3 chromosome 23, ASM3797524v1, whole genome shotgun sequence includes these proteins:
- the LOC139964810 gene encoding alpha-N-acetyl-neuraminyl-2,3-beta-galactosyl-1,3-N-acetyl-galactosaminide alpha-2,6-sialyltransferase-like isoform X2 has product MTTCYISKKKPRRLLVFSFLQLFVFTTAYIILLNNYSDAVMKVADSLPSVILHSTGSERSAVKRSSANKPRIGHGTVFNGYRDIIFHKPLRVSCGSCAVVSSSGHLLGSRAGGDIDAHDCVIRMNNAPVRGYEKDVGTRTTIRSMANVNLARSFATRNHSRKEILVAKETRAEVILINWMNEHHVRRRKGREYQYALKLAGRHQDVHFFEFTPAKMMEAENLFQKETGITKDQANTWLSTGWFTMMASLDVCDRVTVFGMVPKNHCQKPSPSVIYIPYHYYDISGHSECQYYNLSESRLDGGHLFITEKAIFARWAERCDLTFRHPTWSDNEAGSGELDTPFLNRYREIQTKYNSSFTNVADYIKWRKAQLIPKRRMRLQMGNRIFDVDNKEALDTILNLLPEAKRVDKAKKAPVETHDESYSSSSNDVR; this is encoded by the exons AAACCTCGCCGTCTGCTCgtcttttcatttcttcaacTTTTCGTCTTCACAACTGCCTATATCATCTTACTGAATAACTACAGCGACGCTGTTATGAAAGTTGCCGACAGCCTCCCGTCTGTGATACTCCATTCTACCGGTTCGGAGCGATCTGCGGTTAAACGGTCATCGGCTAATAAACCGAGAATAGGACATGGGACGGTGTTTAATGGCTACCGCGATATCATTTTCCATAAG CCTTTACGTGTATCGTGTGGATCATGCGCAGTCGTTTCAAGTTCCGGTCATCTCTTAGGATCTCGGGCAGGCGGTGATATCGACGCCCACGACTGCGTCATCAGGATGAACAACGCCCCCGTCCGAGGCTATGAAAAGGACGTCGGTACGAGGACTACCATTCGATCAATGGCTAACGTAAATCTGGCGAGATCTTTCGCCACGCGGAACCATTCCCGAAAAGAGATCCTGGTTGCCAAGGAAACCAGAGCAGAGGTCATCCTCATTAACTGGATGAATGAGCATCACGTGCGCAGGCGCAAAGGACGGGAGTATCAATATGCTTTAAAGTTAGCTGGCAGGCACCAAGATGTCCACTTTTTTGAGTTCACACCCGCCAAGATGATGGAAGCTGAGAATCTTTTTCAAAAGGAGACTGGAATtacaaa AGACCAAGCGAACACGTGGCTCTCGACGGGTTGGTTTACGATGATGGCGTCGTTGGATGTCTGCGATCGAGTGACGGTGTTCGGCATGGTTCCAAAGAACCACTGTCAAAAACCCAG TCCGTCTGTGATTTATATACCTTACCACTACTACGATATAAGCGGACATTCAGAATGCCAGTACTATAATCTCAGTGAAAGCCGGTTAGATGGAGGACATCTCTTCATCACAGAGAAAGCTATCTTTGCGCGTTGGGCGGAGAGGTGTGACCTCACCTTTAGACATCCCACGTGGTCTGACAACGAGGCAGGATCCGGCGAACTAGACACGCCATTTTTGAATCGATATAGAGAGATACAAACTAAGTACAATTCTTCTTTTACGAACGTTGCAGATTACATAAAATGGAGAAAAGCACAGTTGATTCCAAAGCGAAGGATGAGATTACAAATGGGGAATAGAATATTTGATGTTGATAATAAGGAAGCATTGGAcaccattttgaatttattgccAGAGGCTAAACGAGTTGATAAGGCCAAAAAAGCTCCAGTAGAAACACACGATGAAAGCTATAGCAGTAGTAGCAACGACGTCAGGTGA
- the LOC139964810 gene encoding alpha-N-acetyl-neuraminyl-2,3-beta-galactosyl-1,3-N-acetyl-galactosaminide alpha-2,6-sialyltransferase-like isoform X1 yields MLTTTDALIVLILCLYLFVCTGFSVVPLRLNQPVVLILHEQPLLIMENIRMCKIVVKPRRLLVFSFLQLFVFTTAYIILLNNYSDAVMKVADSLPSVILHSTGSERSAVKRSSANKPRIGHGTVFNGYRDIIFHKPLRVSCGSCAVVSSSGHLLGSRAGGDIDAHDCVIRMNNAPVRGYEKDVGTRTTIRSMANVNLARSFATRNHSRKEILVAKETRAEVILINWMNEHHVRRRKGREYQYALKLAGRHQDVHFFEFTPAKMMEAENLFQKETGITKDQANTWLSTGWFTMMASLDVCDRVTVFGMVPKNHCQKPSPSVIYIPYHYYDISGHSECQYYNLSESRLDGGHLFITEKAIFARWAERCDLTFRHPTWSDNEAGSGELDTPFLNRYREIQTKYNSSFTNVADYIKWRKAQLIPKRRMRLQMGNRIFDVDNKEALDTILNLLPEAKRVDKAKKAPVETHDESYSSSSNDVR; encoded by the exons atGTTAACGACCACAGACGCGCTCATCGTTCTGATTTTGTGTTTATACCTGTTTGTCTGTACCGGCTTCTCGGTGGTCCCGTTGAGGTTAAACCAGCCAGTGGTTTTGATTTTACATGAACAACCATTGTTAATAATGGAAAATATCCGCATGTGTAAGATCGTAGTG AAACCTCGCCGTCTGCTCgtcttttcatttcttcaacTTTTCGTCTTCACAACTGCCTATATCATCTTACTGAATAACTACAGCGACGCTGTTATGAAAGTTGCCGACAGCCTCCCGTCTGTGATACTCCATTCTACCGGTTCGGAGCGATCTGCGGTTAAACGGTCATCGGCTAATAAACCGAGAATAGGACATGGGACGGTGTTTAATGGCTACCGCGATATCATTTTCCATAAG CCTTTACGTGTATCGTGTGGATCATGCGCAGTCGTTTCAAGTTCCGGTCATCTCTTAGGATCTCGGGCAGGCGGTGATATCGACGCCCACGACTGCGTCATCAGGATGAACAACGCCCCCGTCCGAGGCTATGAAAAGGACGTCGGTACGAGGACTACCATTCGATCAATGGCTAACGTAAATCTGGCGAGATCTTTCGCCACGCGGAACCATTCCCGAAAAGAGATCCTGGTTGCCAAGGAAACCAGAGCAGAGGTCATCCTCATTAACTGGATGAATGAGCATCACGTGCGCAGGCGCAAAGGACGGGAGTATCAATATGCTTTAAAGTTAGCTGGCAGGCACCAAGATGTCCACTTTTTTGAGTTCACACCCGCCAAGATGATGGAAGCTGAGAATCTTTTTCAAAAGGAGACTGGAATtacaaa AGACCAAGCGAACACGTGGCTCTCGACGGGTTGGTTTACGATGATGGCGTCGTTGGATGTCTGCGATCGAGTGACGGTGTTCGGCATGGTTCCAAAGAACCACTGTCAAAAACCCAG TCCGTCTGTGATTTATATACCTTACCACTACTACGATATAAGCGGACATTCAGAATGCCAGTACTATAATCTCAGTGAAAGCCGGTTAGATGGAGGACATCTCTTCATCACAGAGAAAGCTATCTTTGCGCGTTGGGCGGAGAGGTGTGACCTCACCTTTAGACATCCCACGTGGTCTGACAACGAGGCAGGATCCGGCGAACTAGACACGCCATTTTTGAATCGATATAGAGAGATACAAACTAAGTACAATTCTTCTTTTACGAACGTTGCAGATTACATAAAATGGAGAAAAGCACAGTTGATTCCAAAGCGAAGGATGAGATTACAAATGGGGAATAGAATATTTGATGTTGATAATAAGGAAGCATTGGAcaccattttgaatttattgccAGAGGCTAAACGAGTTGATAAGGCCAAAAAAGCTCCAGTAGAAACACACGATGAAAGCTATAGCAGTAGTAGCAACGACGTCAGGTGA